In one Solanum lycopersicum chromosome 11, SLM_r2.1 genomic region, the following are encoded:
- the LOC101266895 gene encoding uncharacterized protein: MLGKSFATPVLTFNSASCFSSPGCESISTTANTLVGYVNCSSSITFNVTRGSWTSNYPFKKWTLHSTATDNIVLTEEEKKTWNDSRQALSALKFSPEEEDKILGKAFGHIHSPYWYEERKKEVPRLEVVNEILDYLRSLSLTDDDLTKLVKKFPEVLGCSLEDEMKTNVEILEKQWGIEGKTLRNLLLRNPKVLGYNVDCKGDCVAKCTRCWARF, from the exons ATGCTAGGAAAATCATTTGCTACTCCTGTGCTGACCTTTAACTCTGCATCATGCTTCTCCTCTCCTGGT TGTGAGTCCATCTCAACAACAGCTAACACTCTAGTAGGGTATGTAAATTGCTCGAGTAGCATTACATTTAATGTTACTAGGGGATCTTGGACGTCCAATTATCCATTCAAGAAATGGACGTTGCATTCAACAGCTACTGACAATATAGTATTAactgaagaagagaagaaaacgTGGAACGATAGCAGACAAGCTCTTTCTGCGTTAAAATTTAGCCCAGAGGAAGAAGACAAAATATTAGGAAAAGCATTTGGCCACATACATTCGCCTTACTGGTATGAAGAACGGAAGAAAGAGGTTCCACGACTAGAAGTTGTGAACGAGATACTGGATTATCTAAGGAGTTTAAGCCTTACTGATGATGATCTCACTAAACTTGTCAAGAAATTCCCAGAAGTTCTTGGATGTAGCCTTGAAGATGAAATGAAAACCAATGTCgaaattctggaaaaacaatGGGGAATTGAAGGTAAAACTCTGAGAAATTTGCTTCTTCGAAATCCAAAAGTTTTAGGCTACAATGTCGATTGCAAAGGTGATTGTGTGGCTAAATGCACTCGCTGTTGGGCTCGATTCTAG
- the LOC101267190 gene encoding snakin-2-like: protein MPLPNCIKYAYIKPYPSSLLISLPFFYTIYFFLKKNMKIFTLFLIFILLIQVFANAATEQIEAGNEGALHKKIHPIKRIHCGYACARRCKKSSRKKVCMRACKTCCARCKCVPPGTYGNKEVCPCYARLRTHGNKPKCP, encoded by the exons ATGCCTTTGCCCAATTGCATAAAATATGCCTATATAAAACCCTATCCCTCTTCTCTCCTCATTTCACTTCCATTCTTCTAtacaatttacttttttttaaaaaaaaacatgaagatTTTCACATTATTTCTCATTTTCATCCTCCTCATACAG gtTTTCGCCAATGCTGCTACTGAACAG ATAGAGGCAGGCAATGAAGGAGCtcttcacaaaaaaattcaCCCAATTAAGAGGATAC ACTGTGGATACGCATGTGCGAGGAGATGCAAGAAGTCGTCAAGAAAGAAGGTGTGCATGAGGGCATGCAAGACATGTTGTGCAAGATGCAAGTGTGTTCCACCAGGCACTTATGGAAACAAGGAAGTTTGCCCTTGCTATGCTAGGCTTAGGACTCATGGCAACAAGCCTAAGtgcccttaa